A DNA window from Bos javanicus breed banteng chromosome 10, ARS-OSU_banteng_1.0, whole genome shotgun sequence contains the following coding sequences:
- the MLH3 gene encoding DNA mismatch repair protein Mlh3 isoform X4, which translates to MIKRGKDWKLPGTREKRPGDTRYQADDNWRACASRCHGLEGVLRAAPQKRMLAGSRVHEPHVYEPHQPPSARPASEAAIISSQKREPLPGILTSFLPAMIKCLSAEVQARLRSGLAVCSLGQCVEELALNSIDAEAKCVAVRVNMETFQVQVIDNGFGMGSDDVDKVGNRYFTSKCNSIQDLENPRFYGFRGEALASIADMASAVEISSKKNKSMKTFVKLFQNGKALKACEADLTRPSAGTTVTVYNLFYQLPVRRKCMDPRLEFEKVRQRIEALSLMHPTISFSLRNDVSGSMVLQLPKTKDICSRFCQIYGLGKSQKLREINFKYKEFELTGFISSEAHYNKNMQFLFVNKRLVLRTKLHKLIDFLLRKESIICKPKSGSASRQVNSNPRPRSNPELHGIYVINVQCQFCEYDVCLEPAKTLIEFQNWDTLLICIQEGVKTFLKKEKLFVELSSEDIKEFSEDNDFSLFSASLQKQVSSDEKCGQVSFQEACNNILDSYEMFNLQSKAVKRKAPVENISTQNSRDSEAIRKKTNDSFLYTYKSDGPAHCKMAESSLQNEDSACSQSRNLEQETAGASELGENKKHKKSCLEHNSSENPCGTTSEMFGSPFQTLYHFEGSGEDLEIQKVSTTVNSMAANILENNRIQNQPERFKDATEMDCQPLSFETALSGEPSAQREEEKRKKPSTCGRINVFRYGQVKLCSTGFITHVVQNEQTKLTETEHLFKSYAQPGPVSAKETFRNRTHHSVETPNSKDLTSTLSKEFAELPNKSLYSTNRSYELENKHTAACKNFAIFQESGKKSHTGGLLPNTSSFSWGGHVSDGSKKTDKLIGPAEPIPHKKLSLSSQLGSLEKFKRQYGKVKNPLNTEVEENNTLEITTNLSPQVEADIPWKDKNHLDNSDICEITTMKYIDSYGSCQPVNHMFSSEKLPFSKEDDCLEQQMLCLTESTVTLQELPHFNSKFLDVEKSPESLASKLSRLKGSERETQRMDVNHFNELLQLDSSRKDGDLSSGLTLDSCKLFKNEHKNPESDSIPMSDSVTQGNLFSKDSETYSNNNTTEKIPENPLVLPYDHATVISKDSDILIASKQQIGSPDSLSRMLMSRVEDSTADQNGTCFQSEESIARTCSENEESNICSLDWQQHFDVTLGRMVYINKLTGLSTFTAPTEDVQAACTKDLTTMAVDVLLENGSQYRCHPFRSDLVLPFLPRAREERTVMRQNNRATGDDAFGPESLQSLFSEWDNPVFARYPEVAVDVSSGQAESLAVKIHNILYPYRFTKEMIHSMQVETC; encoded by the exons ATGATAAAACGGGGTAAAGACTGGAAACTTCCGGGTACCAGAGAGAAGAGACCCGGGGACACGCGTTACCAAGCCGACGACAACTGGCGCGCATGCGCATCGAGGTGTCACGGACTGGAGGGCGTCCTCCGCGCGGCGCCTCAGAAGCGCATGCTCGCGGGCTCGCGCGTGCACGAGCCTCACGTGTACGAGCCTCACCAGCCACCGAGCGCGCGCCCGGCGTCCGAGGCG GCAATTATTTCCAGTCAGAAAAGGGAACCACTGCCTGGCATTCTTACCAGCTTTCTACCTGCCATGATCAAATGCTTGTCAGCTGAAGTACAAGCTAGATTGCGTTCTGGTTTGGCTGTATGCTCCTTAGGCCAATGTGTTGAGGAGCTTGCCCTGAACAGTATTGATGCTGAAGCAAAATGTGTGGCTGTCAGGGTGAACATGGAAACCTTTCAAGTTCAAGTGATAGACAATGGATTTGGGATGGGGAGTGATGATGTAGACAAGGTGGGAAATCGTTATTTCACCAGTAAATGCAACTCCATACAGGACTTGGAGAACCCAAGGTTTTATGGTTTCCGGGGGGAGGCGTTGGCCAGTATAGCTGATATGGCCAGTGCTGTGGAAATTTCATCCAAGAAAAACAAGTCGATGAAAACATTTGTGAAACTGTTTCAGAATGGGAAAGCCCTGAAAGCTTGTGAAGCTGACTTAACTCGACCAAGTGCCGGGACGACAGTCACTGTATATAATCTGTTTTATCAGTTACCTGTTAGGAGGAAATGCATGGATCCTAGACTGGAGTTTGAGAAGGTTAGGCAGAGGATAGAAGCTCTGTCACTCATGCACcctaccatttctttctctttgagaaATGATGTTTCTGGTTCCATGGTTCTTCAACTCCCTAAAACCAAAGACATATGTTCCCGATTTTGTCAAATTTATGGACTGGGTAAGTCCCAAAAgttaagagaaataaattttaaatataaggaGTTTGAGCTTACTGGCTTTATCAGCTCCGAAGCACATTATAATAAGAATATGCAGTTTTTGTTTGTGAACAAGAGGTTAGTTTTAAGGACAAAGTTGCATAAACTCATTGACTTTTTATTAAGGAAAGAAAGTATTATATGCAAACCAAAGAGTGGTTCTGCCAGTAGGCAAGTGAATTCAAATCCTCGGCCTCGGTCTAACCCGGAACTCCATGGTATCTATGTAATCAATGTGCAGTGCCAGTTCTGTGAGTATGACGTATGCCTGGAGCCAGCAAAAACCCTGATTGAGTTTCAGAACTGGGATActcttttgatttgcattcaggAAGGAGTAAAAacgtttttaaagaaagaaaaattatttgtggAATTATCAAGTGAAGACATTAAGGAATTTAGTGAAGATAATGATTTTAGCTTGTTTAGTGCCAGTCTTCAGAAGCAAGTGTCCTCTGATGAGAAGTGTGGGCAGGTCAGTTTCCAAGAAGCATGTAATAATATTTTGGATTCCTACGAGATGTTCAATTTGCAgtcaaaagctgtgaaaagaaaagctcCTGTAGAAAACATAAGCACACAAAATTCTAGGGATTCAGAAGCtatcagaaaaaagacaaatgattCATTTTTGTACACTTACAAATCTGATGGGCCAGCCCATTGTAAAATGGCAGAGTCATCTTTGCAAAATGAAGACAGTGCTTGCTCACAGTCAAGGAACTTAGAACAAGAGACAGCTGGAGCATCAgaattgggagaaaataagaaacataaaaaatcTTGCTTGGAACATAACTCTTCAGAAAATCCATGTGGAACCACTTCAGAAATGTTTGGAAGCCCTTTTCAGACATTATATCACTTTGAGGGGAGTGGAGAAGATCTAGAAATACAGAAAGTAAGTACTACTGTTAATAGCATGGCTGCCAACATCctggaaaataacagaattcagAATCAACCAGAGAGATTTAAAGATGctactgaaatggattgccaaCCTCTGTCTTTTGAGACAGCATTATCAGGAGAACCTAGTgctcagagagaggaagagaaaagaaaaaaacctagtACTTGTGGAAGAATAAATGTTTTTCGTTATGGACAAGTTAAATTATGTTCCACTGGCTTCATAACTCATGTGGTACAGAATGAGCAAACTAAATTAACTGAAAcagaacatttatttaaaagttatgcTCAACCTGGTCCTGTGAGTGCCAAAGAAACATTTAGAAATAGAACACACCATTCAGTTGAGACTCCCAACAGCAAAGATTTAACCAGCACTTTAAGTAAAGAATTTGCTGAACTAcccaacaaaagtctgtacagCACAAATCGAAGTTATGAGCTAGAGAACAAACATACAGCAGCCTGTaaaaattttgctatttttcagGAAAGTGGTAAAAAATCACACACAGGTGGCTTATTACCTAACACAtcctctttttcttggggtggaCATGTTTCAGATGGTAGTAAGAAAACAGACAAGTTGATTGGTCCTGCCGAACCCATACCTCATAAGAAGCTAAGCTTAAGCTCACAACTAGGATCTTTAGAGAAGTTTAAGAGGCAATATGGGAAGGTTAAAAATCCtctgaatactgaagtggaggAAAATAATACTTTAGAAATCACTACCAATCTCAGTCCTCAGGTTGAAGCTGACATTCCatggaaagacaaaaaccacTTAGACAACTCTGACATCTGTGAAATCACTACTATGAAATATATTGATTCCTATGGTAGTTGTCAACCAGTAAATCACatgttttcttcagaaaagcTTCCATTCTCCAAGGAAGATGATTGTTTGGAACAACAGATGCTTTGCTTAACAGAAAGCACTGTAACTCTACAGGAGTTACCTCATTTTAACAGTAAGTTTTTGGATGTTGAGAAGTCACCTGAATCACTAGCCTCTAAATTATCCAGATTGAAGGGTTCCGAAAGAGAGACTCAAAGGATGGATGTGAATCATTTTAATGAATTGCTACAATTAGATTCCAGTAGGAAAGATGGTGACTTGTCCAGTGGGTTAACCCTAGATTCttgtaagttatttaaaaatgagcataAAAACCCAGAAAGTGACAGTATCCCAATGTCAGACTCTGTCACACAAGGTAATCTCTTCAGTAAAGACAGTGAAACATATTCTAACAACAATACCACTGAGAAGATACCAGAAAATCCTTTGGTACTGCCCTATGACCATGCTACAGTTATCAGTAAGGATTCAGATATTCTTATAGCTTCAAAACAACAGATTGGAAGTCCTGACTCTCTGAGTAGAATGTTAATGAGTCGCGTGGAAGATTCCACAGCTGACCAAAATGGAACTTGTTTTCAGAGTGAGGAATCCATAGCAAGAACTTGTTCTGAAAATGAAGAGTCCAACATATGTTCTTTGGATTGGCAGCAGCATTTTGATGTAACTCTGGGAAGAATGGTTTACATCAACAAACTAACAGGACTTAGCACATTCACTGCTCCTACTGAGGATGTTCAGGCTGCTTGTACTAAAGACCTGACAACTATGGCTGTGGATGTTCTACTGGAGAATG gaTCTCAGTACAGGTGTCATCCCTTTAGAAGCGACCttgttcttcctttccttcctagaGCTCGGGAAGAGAGGACTGTGATGAGACAGAATAACAGAG CTACTGGGGACGATGCCTTTGGTCCTGAATCACTTCAATCTTTGTTCTCAGAATGGGACAATCCAGTATTTGCCCGTTATCCAGAG GTTGCTGTTGACGTAAGCAGCGGCCAAGCTGAGAGCCTAGCAGTTAAAATTCACAACATCTTGTATCCTTATCGTTTCACCAAAGAAATGATTCACTCAATGCAG GTGGAAACCTGCTAG
- the MLH3 gene encoding DNA mismatch repair protein Mlh3 isoform X3 encodes MIKRGKDWKLPGTREKRPGDTRYQADDNWRACASRCHGLEGVLRAAPQKRMLAGSRVHEPHVYEPHQPPSARPASEAAIISSQKREPLPGILTSFLPAMIKCLSAEVQARLRSGLAVCSLGQCVEELALNSIDAEAKCVAVRVNMETFQVQVIDNGFGMGSDDVDKVGNRYFTSKCNSIQDLENPRFYGFRGEALASIADMASAVEISSKKNKSMKTFVKLFQNGKALKACEADLTRPSAGTTVTVYNLFYQLPVRRKCMDPRLEFEKVRQRIEALSLMHPTISFSLRNDVSGSMVLQLPKTKDICSRFCQIYGLGKSQKLREINFKYKEFELTGFISSEAHYNKNMQFLFVNKRLVLRTKLHKLIDFLLRKESIICKPKSGSASRQVNSNPRPRSNPELHGIYVINVQCQFCEYDVCLEPAKTLIEFQNWDTLLICIQEGVKTFLKKEKLFVELSSEDIKEFSEDNDFSLFSASLQKQVSSDEKCGQVSFQEACNNILDSYEMFNLQSKAVKRKAPVENISTQNSRDSEAIRKKTNDSFLYTYKSDGPAHCKMAESSLQNEDSACSQSRNLEQETAGASELGENKKHKKSCLEHNSSENPCGTTSEMFGSPFQTLYHFEGSGEDLEIQKVSTTVNSMAANILENNRIQNQPERFKDATEMDCQPLSFETALSGEPSAQREEEKRKKPSTCGRINVFRYGQVKLCSTGFITHVVQNEQTKLTETEHLFKSYAQPGPVSAKETFRNRTHHSVETPNSKDLTSTLSKEFAELPNKSLYSTNRSYELENKHTAACKNFAIFQESGKKSHTGGLLPNTSSFSWGGHVSDGSKKTDKLIGPAEPIPHKKLSLSSQLGSLEKFKRQYGKVKNPLNTEVEENNTLEITTNLSPQVEADIPWKDKNHLDNSDICEITTMKYIDSYGSCQPVNHMFSSEKLPFSKEDDCLEQQMLCLTESTVTLQELPHFNSKFLDVEKSPESLASKLSRLKGSERETQRMDVNHFNELLQLDSSRKDGDLSSGLTLDSCKLFKNEHKNPESDSIPMSDSVTQGNLFSKDSETYSNNNTTEKIPENPLVLPYDHATVISKDSDILIASKQQIGSPDSLSRMLMSRVEDSTADQNGTCFQSEESIARTCSENEESNICSLDWQQHFDVTLGRMVYINKLTGLSTFTAPTEDVQAACTKDLTTMAVDVLLENGSQYRCHPFRSDLVLPFLPRAREERTVMRQNNRATGDDAFGPESLQSLFSEWDNPVFARYPEVAVDVSSGQAESLAVKIHNILYPYRFTKEMIHSMQIPMRSNSHKALVEKNYCLPL; translated from the exons ATGATAAAACGGGGTAAAGACTGGAAACTTCCGGGTACCAGAGAGAAGAGACCCGGGGACACGCGTTACCAAGCCGACGACAACTGGCGCGCATGCGCATCGAGGTGTCACGGACTGGAGGGCGTCCTCCGCGCGGCGCCTCAGAAGCGCATGCTCGCGGGCTCGCGCGTGCACGAGCCTCACGTGTACGAGCCTCACCAGCCACCGAGCGCGCGCCCGGCGTCCGAGGCG GCAATTATTTCCAGTCAGAAAAGGGAACCACTGCCTGGCATTCTTACCAGCTTTCTACCTGCCATGATCAAATGCTTGTCAGCTGAAGTACAAGCTAGATTGCGTTCTGGTTTGGCTGTATGCTCCTTAGGCCAATGTGTTGAGGAGCTTGCCCTGAACAGTATTGATGCTGAAGCAAAATGTGTGGCTGTCAGGGTGAACATGGAAACCTTTCAAGTTCAAGTGATAGACAATGGATTTGGGATGGGGAGTGATGATGTAGACAAGGTGGGAAATCGTTATTTCACCAGTAAATGCAACTCCATACAGGACTTGGAGAACCCAAGGTTTTATGGTTTCCGGGGGGAGGCGTTGGCCAGTATAGCTGATATGGCCAGTGCTGTGGAAATTTCATCCAAGAAAAACAAGTCGATGAAAACATTTGTGAAACTGTTTCAGAATGGGAAAGCCCTGAAAGCTTGTGAAGCTGACTTAACTCGACCAAGTGCCGGGACGACAGTCACTGTATATAATCTGTTTTATCAGTTACCTGTTAGGAGGAAATGCATGGATCCTAGACTGGAGTTTGAGAAGGTTAGGCAGAGGATAGAAGCTCTGTCACTCATGCACcctaccatttctttctctttgagaaATGATGTTTCTGGTTCCATGGTTCTTCAACTCCCTAAAACCAAAGACATATGTTCCCGATTTTGTCAAATTTATGGACTGGGTAAGTCCCAAAAgttaagagaaataaattttaaatataaggaGTTTGAGCTTACTGGCTTTATCAGCTCCGAAGCACATTATAATAAGAATATGCAGTTTTTGTTTGTGAACAAGAGGTTAGTTTTAAGGACAAAGTTGCATAAACTCATTGACTTTTTATTAAGGAAAGAAAGTATTATATGCAAACCAAAGAGTGGTTCTGCCAGTAGGCAAGTGAATTCAAATCCTCGGCCTCGGTCTAACCCGGAACTCCATGGTATCTATGTAATCAATGTGCAGTGCCAGTTCTGTGAGTATGACGTATGCCTGGAGCCAGCAAAAACCCTGATTGAGTTTCAGAACTGGGATActcttttgatttgcattcaggAAGGAGTAAAAacgtttttaaagaaagaaaaattatttgtggAATTATCAAGTGAAGACATTAAGGAATTTAGTGAAGATAATGATTTTAGCTTGTTTAGTGCCAGTCTTCAGAAGCAAGTGTCCTCTGATGAGAAGTGTGGGCAGGTCAGTTTCCAAGAAGCATGTAATAATATTTTGGATTCCTACGAGATGTTCAATTTGCAgtcaaaagctgtgaaaagaaaagctcCTGTAGAAAACATAAGCACACAAAATTCTAGGGATTCAGAAGCtatcagaaaaaagacaaatgattCATTTTTGTACACTTACAAATCTGATGGGCCAGCCCATTGTAAAATGGCAGAGTCATCTTTGCAAAATGAAGACAGTGCTTGCTCACAGTCAAGGAACTTAGAACAAGAGACAGCTGGAGCATCAgaattgggagaaaataagaaacataaaaaatcTTGCTTGGAACATAACTCTTCAGAAAATCCATGTGGAACCACTTCAGAAATGTTTGGAAGCCCTTTTCAGACATTATATCACTTTGAGGGGAGTGGAGAAGATCTAGAAATACAGAAAGTAAGTACTACTGTTAATAGCATGGCTGCCAACATCctggaaaataacagaattcagAATCAACCAGAGAGATTTAAAGATGctactgaaatggattgccaaCCTCTGTCTTTTGAGACAGCATTATCAGGAGAACCTAGTgctcagagagaggaagagaaaagaaaaaaacctagtACTTGTGGAAGAATAAATGTTTTTCGTTATGGACAAGTTAAATTATGTTCCACTGGCTTCATAACTCATGTGGTACAGAATGAGCAAACTAAATTAACTGAAAcagaacatttatttaaaagttatgcTCAACCTGGTCCTGTGAGTGCCAAAGAAACATTTAGAAATAGAACACACCATTCAGTTGAGACTCCCAACAGCAAAGATTTAACCAGCACTTTAAGTAAAGAATTTGCTGAACTAcccaacaaaagtctgtacagCACAAATCGAAGTTATGAGCTAGAGAACAAACATACAGCAGCCTGTaaaaattttgctatttttcagGAAAGTGGTAAAAAATCACACACAGGTGGCTTATTACCTAACACAtcctctttttcttggggtggaCATGTTTCAGATGGTAGTAAGAAAACAGACAAGTTGATTGGTCCTGCCGAACCCATACCTCATAAGAAGCTAAGCTTAAGCTCACAACTAGGATCTTTAGAGAAGTTTAAGAGGCAATATGGGAAGGTTAAAAATCCtctgaatactgaagtggaggAAAATAATACTTTAGAAATCACTACCAATCTCAGTCCTCAGGTTGAAGCTGACATTCCatggaaagacaaaaaccacTTAGACAACTCTGACATCTGTGAAATCACTACTATGAAATATATTGATTCCTATGGTAGTTGTCAACCAGTAAATCACatgttttcttcagaaaagcTTCCATTCTCCAAGGAAGATGATTGTTTGGAACAACAGATGCTTTGCTTAACAGAAAGCACTGTAACTCTACAGGAGTTACCTCATTTTAACAGTAAGTTTTTGGATGTTGAGAAGTCACCTGAATCACTAGCCTCTAAATTATCCAGATTGAAGGGTTCCGAAAGAGAGACTCAAAGGATGGATGTGAATCATTTTAATGAATTGCTACAATTAGATTCCAGTAGGAAAGATGGTGACTTGTCCAGTGGGTTAACCCTAGATTCttgtaagttatttaaaaatgagcataAAAACCCAGAAAGTGACAGTATCCCAATGTCAGACTCTGTCACACAAGGTAATCTCTTCAGTAAAGACAGTGAAACATATTCTAACAACAATACCACTGAGAAGATACCAGAAAATCCTTTGGTACTGCCCTATGACCATGCTACAGTTATCAGTAAGGATTCAGATATTCTTATAGCTTCAAAACAACAGATTGGAAGTCCTGACTCTCTGAGTAGAATGTTAATGAGTCGCGTGGAAGATTCCACAGCTGACCAAAATGGAACTTGTTTTCAGAGTGAGGAATCCATAGCAAGAACTTGTTCTGAAAATGAAGAGTCCAACATATGTTCTTTGGATTGGCAGCAGCATTTTGATGTAACTCTGGGAAGAATGGTTTACATCAACAAACTAACAGGACTTAGCACATTCACTGCTCCTACTGAGGATGTTCAGGCTGCTTGTACTAAAGACCTGACAACTATGGCTGTGGATGTTCTACTGGAGAATG gaTCTCAGTACAGGTGTCATCCCTTTAGAAGCGACCttgttcttcctttccttcctagaGCTCGGGAAGAGAGGACTGTGATGAGACAGAATAACAGAG CTACTGGGGACGATGCCTTTGGTCCTGAATCACTTCAATCTTTGTTCTCAGAATGGGACAATCCAGTATTTGCCCGTTATCCAGAG GTTGCTGTTGACGTAAGCAGCGGCCAAGCTGAGAGCCTAGCAGTTAAAATTCACAACATCTTGTATCCTTATCGTTTCACCAAAGAAATGATTCACTCAATGCAG ATTCCTATGAGAAGCAACAGCCACAAGGCTTTGGTCGAAAAAAATTACTGTCTTCCATTGTAA